A stretch of Gouania willdenowi chromosome 21, fGouWil2.1, whole genome shotgun sequence DNA encodes these proteins:
- the LOC114455736 gene encoding uncharacterized protein LOC114455736 — MAALTLPYAHKIIRNGKLRPQQEKDETFAKFGVPAVTEGVKVVDSTGTELDDDVFEDVVKDPSVGVLTIKYDTEESVSMAPSREQSDLQSRDSSDSQDTIILSESPSAKQQKLDTEAKNLVESILTKKPGGERIMNEYNRSKSLMDETRRKMVNILAADMTEKNSTSPPRQVKEKYARGIVSLFPYLSDPFSRTGYDHYYDGESGTGYLAWRIKTIQRSTARDRRSSYGASSEGTSREVNKNCPMRHLKL, encoded by the exons ATGGCAGCGCTGACCCTGCCATACGCACACAAAATCATAAGAAATGGGAAACTCCGACCCCAACAGGAGAAAGATGAAA CATTTGCTAAGTTTGGTGTGCCAGCTGTGACAGAAGGTGTAAAGGTTGTTGACAGTACGGGGACTGAGTTGGACGATGATGTATTTGAGGATGTTGTTAAGGATCCTTCAGTGGGAGTGCTAACCATCAAATATGACACTG AAGAGTCTGTCTCCATGGCACCATCTCGTGAGCAGTCAGACCTACAATCCCGTGATTCGTCTGATTCTCAAGATACAATCATCCTTTCAGAGAGTCCTTCCGCTAAACAGCAGAAGCTGGATACAGAAGCCAAGAAT TTGGTGGAATCCATTCTTACCAAGAAACCTGGTGGGGAACGCATAATGAATGAATACAATCGAAGCAAGTCCCTGATGGATGAAACCAGGAGGAAAATGGTGAACATACTGGCAGCTGACATGACAGAAAAGAACAG TACATCACCACCCAGACAGGTGAAAGAAAAGTATGCCAGAGGAATTGTGAGCTTATTCCCCTACCTCAGTGATCCGTTCTCCAGGACTGGTTAT GACCATTATTATGATGGCGAGAGTGGCACTGGGTACTTGGCCTGGAGGATTAAAACTATACAGAGATCCACTGCTAGAGACAGACGATCATCGTATGGAg CGTCATCTGAAGGAACATCTCGTGAAGTTAACAAGAATTGTCCTATGAGACACTTGAAACTATAA